A window from Cryptomeria japonica chromosome 1, Sugi_1.0, whole genome shotgun sequence encodes these proteins:
- the LOC131060194 gene encoding multifunctional methyltransferase subunit TRM112 homolog A yields MRLLTHNMLSCNIRGVTKGYPLELEVERYVTKEVQFNPDFLKNIFPKIEWKALHDAAKKMNVNDLPEQVEPTMLDNDDFMRRFHHALLELHLEEGALICPETGRRFPVIKGIPNMLLNEDEV; encoded by the coding sequence ATGAGGCTTTTGACACAcaatatgctatcttgtaacatcAGAGGGGTGACCAAGGGCTACCCTTTGGAGTTGGAAGTCGAAAGATATGTGACAAAGGAGGTTCAATTTAACCCTGATTTCTTGAAGAACATTTTCCCAAAGATCGAGTGGAAGGCTTTACATGATGCAGCAAAGAAGATGAATGTAAATGATCTCCCGGAACAAGTAGAACCAACGATGCTAGATAATGATGATTTTATGCGGCGTTTTCATCACGCTCTTCTTGAGTTGCATTTAGAAGAGGGGGCCCTTATTTGTCCAGAGACTGGAAGGAGATTTCCAGTCATCAAGGGTATTCCAAACATGTTGCTTAATGAAGATGAAGTGTAa